The nucleotide sequence AGGATTGAAAACAAGGCTTCACACATGCTAGAGCAAGGACGGCGATCACGACAACGACACGACAACAATGACACACACGCGCGCTCGAGACCCCCATCTCTATGACAGTCTTTCATATCTTACTTCAGGAAGATGTTTATCTTGGTTTGTTTCCCCGAAGGAAAGCTGAGACCCAGAAGCAAGGCCCTTCATTGAGAGCACCCGAGAAAGAAGTCAATGGCGGCACCAGAGTGAGAACCAGGTCTTTGAACTCCTTATACAGGGTGTGCCTTTCCTCAGGCAGCGTCTAGGAGACCAAAGGCTGCCCTGGGTTCCCAGGCAGCTCCTTCACCAACCTGCCATGCTCTGAGCACCCAGGCTCAGAGGTTGAAATGAGGTCTGGTATGGTGGCCTCAGTGATTTTAAGGTACTCTTGGAACGGGGccacagagacagtgaaagacaGAGCTTCCGGACTTTGGCAGAAGTTACGGAGgggagtatgtatgtgtgtctggggTCATTCATGCCAAACTTGTGATTCTATCCCTTCAAGTTTTCTTGAGTCATTTGCCCCCTATGGTTCGGACACATTCTTGAAAGAATGGTCACAGGGATTCAGCCCTTAGGTCAGTTTCTGCTCCTCTGGGGACTGAAAccgcctctgccctccacacaggTAACATAGtgactcctccctctgccttggaCCAACCTTCTAAACCCAAAGGAAGTATGGAGGAGACACCTGAATCCAGGTTCCAATAACGGTTTTAATTCTTATTCAGATGAACCCaattgtcctttcctttcctgtccttaGATGCTCCTCCGCATGTCATCCCTCGGGGCCAGTCTGCGTTTGGGCCAGACCTGGGCAGAGATTCAAACACTCCTCCCTGCCATCTTGCCTTTTCCTGAGCCctggcagaaaaacaaaaacacaacctcTTGGTCTTAGGGAGCGGCTCTAGCGATTCAGGCCGTGGGGAGCAGCGCCCTCGTGTGGCCACCAGAAGAAGCGCGGCTCTCGGCCCAACCCCTTCCTTTCTATGTGTTCATGGCTCAAGAATTTATTGAGAGCCACAGTGTGCCAAGCTGCTCAAGGCTCAGGGGCCAAGTCAAGTAAGATACCGCATCAAAGGTTGTATAGCTGTGTATAGTGATGCAGGCAATAAaccataaacaaataataaatcagGTTACTAGTAGTGATAATTActaggtaaaaaaacaaaacaaaacagaaatgtcaTAGAATGAGCGCAGAGGAAAGGCTCCTTGAGGAAACCATATTCGAGATGAGACCTGGGTATGAGGATCCAGGTGTGTGAAAACCCAGGGAGAAAGTGTTCCTTGCAGAGAACAGCAAAGCCCCTCAGGCCTTTTTCATTATATAGAAGGGAGTTGGGAGCTAGAGGGTGGGAGGTCAGAAAGAAGGTGGCAAAGGAAGGGTAGAGATGTGTTCAGAGGGTGGGCTGGTGCTGTCACCAGGAGCAAGAGATGCCAGCTAGGCAGCCTGAGGTATTCCCTAGATACTCAGGCCCTCTACTTAGGGAGAGGGCGTGCTGatgtcttcctctttcttatCCATGGAATTTTGTCTTGGAGGAGGAGACCTTTTGTAGGCTTACAGCGGGAGAAGGGAGTGCCCTTACTTCTATGTAGGTCAGAAGGAGGTTGGACTTGAGGCATAGtccattagtgtgtgtgtgtgtgtgtgtgtgtgtgtgtgtgtgtgtgtgtgtaagagagagagagaaagagagagagagagagagagagagagagagagagagagagagagactatttaGTGCTGCAGCCTCCCAAGCAGTTGAGATTACAAACCTGTGCCACCAGGTTCAGGttagatcgtgtgtgtgtgtgtgtgtgtgtgtgtgtgtgtgtgtgtgtgtgtgtgtttatatgagtgTTTCTcctatgtatatgtctgtctgtcatgtgtgtgccttgtgccTGAGGAGACCAGAGGAAGGGGTGTCACATTCCCTGCGACTAGAATTACAGACtgttgagctgccatgtgggtgctgggaatcaaaccaggcgCTTCCGaatgagcagcaagtgttcttaaccactgagccacctctctaaacCTAAAAaaggttctttttttaaagaaccctTCGCTAggggtagtggcacatgcctttaagtctagcaggcaggaggcagagacaggcagatctctaagaactcaagaccagcctagtctttgtgacaaattccaggccagccagggatacttagtgatgagatcctgtctcaagagaaagagagagaaagagagagagagagagagagagagagagggagagagagagagagagagaaaagaatcctTATGGCTGCTACATGGAAGATGAACtttggggaaggaggaagagtcaAAGCCAGCGAGATTATTGTAACAGCCTCGTGGGCTGCCGAAATAATTCAGGTGGCTTGGATCAAGGCAGTAACGCTGAAGCTGGGGAATGAGGTGCATTCTGGGTATTCTGGGTAGATTTGCAAGGTGGGTTCAATAGAATTTGATAAaggctgagttcgaggccagcctggtctaaagaatgagttccaagacagccagggctacacagagaaaccctgacttgaaaaacaaaacaaaaataaattaaaaaaaaaagattttgataaGGGGCCACATTCTCTTCTGGTTCCGagatatctatctctctctccctctctccctctctctctctctctccccctctccaccttcccctctccccctctccccccccctctctccctctccctctccctctctccctctccctgtccctgtccctctcttcctctccctctctctctctctctctcacacacacacccctctaccACCTTCAGTTAAAGGGGCACATGACTAAGTTGGGGTTTCCAGACACTAAGCAGAAGACTTTAAGATAGAAGTATTGTGTTCTCCATGACCTGTCTCCACTTTCCAAAATTAGTCCATTTAACAGGTGGGGCCTCTAACCTTCtgtttccctttccctgcctAGGTTCCACGAGCCTAGTTATTTATTAGTTTCTTGTTTGTCCAAATGTGTCTCTGTGGCCCCTAGGCCCTAGGTTATATTGTTGATAACCAAACAGTCCTGGATTCGTGGTGTTAATATTTGACACAGGACAACCAAGAGCAATGGAATTTAGGGTGGGTATCAGTTACTCCTGTCTGTTTACGCAAAACATAGCAAGGTCAGacttgatgcacacacacacaagttgggAACTTCTGAAAGGTCTAGGAAAGGCCAGATTAGTTTTACAAACAGGTCAGCAGGGGGTCAGAGACCAAATAGAGGAGGAGAAGTCTGGCCTTTTCTGGAGCCAACAGGCTTTGCTTTGCTTATGCTGTAGAAATGGGTATAAAAGCAGCCAGCCAGAGGGCCCCTAGGATACACAGCTCCCAGGATTTGTGCAAGTCTTTCCAGGATGAAGCTGCCAGGGCAGGGGGATTTTGAAAGCTCTGATGCTCATGAAAATGCTCACTCAGAGGAACCGGACAGTGGCCtaggccctggccctggccttaATGGACCCTCAGGCATAGACATTGGGGAATCTCAGGTGTCTAAGGACCCTCTGCTCTTCATTCAACTAAATGAGCTGCTGGGTTGGCCCCAGGCACTAGAGTGGCGAGAGACAGGCAGGTAAGTGGGTCCTGGTTAGCTTCCTTCCTGCCTCAAATTAGGACTTTTCCTTTGTGTTCTTGCCATGAGACTCAGTTTCCTCTACAATATGAGTTCTCTGAGACCTAACGAGGAGTGGCTGACTGCTCAGGGAAGGAGGTCCTCTGTATCACTGGGTCAATGGCAGCCACATTGCCCTACCTGTGTTCCAGACATGGGCGAGAGTCTCCCAATAACACCGCCTATTCCTTCatcacaggtggctgctgttcgAGGAAAAGCTAGACATGGGCGCGGGCCGGTGGAGTGCTCCCCATGTGCCTACCCTGGAACTCCCCAGCCTCCAGAAGCTTCGAAGTCTGTTGGCCGAGGGCATTGTCCTGCTAGACTGTCAGGCTCAGAGCCTCCTGGAGCTTGTGGGTAGGCTGAGGAGAACATTCCATTTCCTGGGAATTTCCCCCAAAGTCTTAGAATCTTCCAGAGCCTGTCCCACCCCATCCTACCCCAGGGACTGCCCAGTTCTGTCTCAGAGATAGTGATGGTAAGGCAGCTGGGCGCTGTGGCACacgtctgtaatctcagcacgtgacaaggcggaggcaggaggaccgcTGAAAATTGGGCAGCTCGGTCTatgtagtaagaccttgtctcaaaacaacagagtgtgtgtgtatggtgggggttggggtggggcagggggaggtcACTGACCCTTGTATTTCTGAGACTGATTGGGGAAAGACACATGGAATGAGAAGCGGGGAAGGGAGCCAATGGGAGGACAGAGAGGGCTCAGGGGTGGGGGTTGAACGTCACGTCTGTTCTCCAGAGCAGGTAGTCAGTGGGGAGTCACTGAGCCCAGAACTGAGAGGACAGCTTCAGGCCTTGCTCCTGCAGAGACCCCAGCACCACATCCAGACCATGGGCATCAGGCCCTGCAGAGGTGAGAGATCCCTCTTTGGGCCTAGGATCAAGATTCTAGGGTAGGAGGGTCCCAGGGATCCTCTACGTTTTCTTGAGTCAGGAATGGGCTAACTTTGGCTCAGTCCTCAGGGCAAGAGAAAACTGGTGGTTACGGTaagggcagaggagagagggagtgccagGGACTTAACAGCCAGGGCTCTCCCAAGggctgtatttggcaggcacggTGCTGGGAGTTCTACATGCTGCATCTTCTCATCTAATCTTTAGTTTCCATGGAGAAGTGTATTACAGCTATCCCCTAGCTAGGAAGCCCTGGTGGGCCTGCCCCTaaagtgtgtgctcttaaccacgatGTATGCCTGACTTGCAGAGTCCAATGCTTTCAGAAAGGCTTCTCGTGATGAGGACGCCCCACTGAAGGTTTGTGGCCCTTCCTTGGGAAAGGCTGGGAGGAAGATCAGAAATGAACAGACACCCACCCTCTGCCAGGCCCCCCCTTTGTTGAGTTTCTGCCAACCTCCCCTCCCTAAATAACCTCTCATGCTCTGCCACCCAGCACCAGAACCCTTTGAGACAGAAGCTGCCCGCTGGAGCTGAGGCAGCGGCAGTGTTGGCAGGAGAGCTGGGCTTCCTGGAACAGCCACTAGGGGCCTTCGTAAGACTGCGGAATCCTATAGTGCTGGAGCCTCTTACAGAGATGATCTTGCCCAGCAGGTGAGGTGACCCAGTCAGAGCTCTGGGGCCCAGAAGAAGGGCCTCTGCTGAGGAGGGTGGGGTCTTTAGATACAGTTCCCCAAGAGTGTCTAGGAAATGCTCCCCAGAGGTCATTCTGCAGAGCTGGTGTGTCCTTGAGCAGAGCTAAGTGTCAAGTTAGAGGCTGCTCTTACCAGCAGGCAGTGCTGTCCTGTGAGAAAGCAGCCTGGAGCTCCTGCCACCCCAACCCCCAATTCCTTCCTCAgatttttctgcctcctcttgggTCCTCCCACCCTGGGAAGGAGCTACCATGAGATGGGACGGGCAGCTGCTGTCCTCCTCAGTGACCCGGTGAGTGGgccagggtttcctctgtgtgtgtatgtgtgtgcatgtgtggaacaTATGTATGGGCTTTGTGTATGTGGTCAGGAATAACAGTGAGGCAGAGTGTGGCTTTGTTTTTGTACCATGGGGGCTGAAGTTTCCAGTTCACTGCTGGCCCAAGGTAGACACACATAGGCACAaattgaatgaatggatggatggatggatggatggatggatggatggatttgtGAGTAAATCATGATTTGTCTGCTTGTAGCCTGTGTGAGGATGGCTTTGAGAAAATACAGGTGAACACACATGGAAGAGTCCTTAATATGCACTTCCCGTCCATTCTGTGACCTTAAATGCAGCAATTCCAGTGGTCAGTTCGTCGGGCAAGCCATCTTCCTGACCTTCTGGCAGCTCTGGATGCCTTCCTGCAGGAGGTGACAGCTCTACCCCCGGGCCGGTGGGACCGGACAGCCCGGATTCCCCCACCCAAATACCTACCATCTCAGCACAAAAGGTACCTGGGGGGCTTAATTCCATGCCGATCTTCACCTTGATTATGGGTCTACCATGCTCCCCAGTTAAGCTTGGCATTCACAGGGTGGGATCTAACTTCTTATCAGACAGTTTGAAGGCGTCCTCAGCCGCCACCTCCGTAGCCTCCAGGGGGCGGGGCGTCGCGTACTCTTAAGTCAAATCTCAGGTCGGCTGGAGACGGTAGCCCATCTGAGGCTCCCATTCTGCCCAGATTCCCCTCGAAACTGCAGGAGGTCACCAGCCTCTCCCGACAGAGTGCTGCCCTAGCAGAAGACAAGCACCATCACGGACCGCACACACCCATCCCAGAATTGCAAAGGACAGGCAGGTGAGGGCAGCTGGGTGGGAACAAGGGTTGGGATCCTGtggaagagttacagagacatcaAAATGTGCAGGCAGTGCGGGAGGATGCAGGTGTGGGGTGTGGAAACCTGGATCACTGATGACCCACGGGTGGGAGGCTCTTTGGGGGTCTTATTCAGGACGTGCGCCGGAAGGCATGTTGGTACACCAGTGATTTCCTGGATGCCCTACACCCCCAGTGTTTCTCAGCTGTGTTCTACATTTACCTGGCCACAGTCACAAACGCCATCACTTTTGGGGGTCTTCTGGGAGATGCCACTGAAGGTGCCCAGGTATGTGGGTTTGTCTGATGGGATTGGCATAAACTTTGGTGTCCCCCTTTGCCTGACCTCTTGGAACTGTGAGTGGGGCTGAGGCTCCACAGAAGCTTGGGCTCCTATGTTGTGATGCCTGGATCCGATGAAGAGATCTGTCCACTTCCAGGGAGTGCTGGAGAGTTTCCTGGGCACAGCGGTGGCTGGAGCTGCCTTCTGCCTGATGGCAGGCCAGCCCCTCACTATCCTTAGCAGCACAGGGCCAGTGCTGGTATTTGAGCGCCTACTCTTCTCTTTTAGCAGGTagacctctctctctcacctcctcAGCCCGTTGGTGGGTACATCCTCCATTGGTCCTAACTGGGTGAAGAGAGAGGTGGGACTGTCTCTGGCTTGAGAGACACTTGACCTGGGTTAAATGAGGAGGAGACAGCCCTAACTGTCTCTCACTCTCACAGAGATTACAGCCTGGATTATCTGCCCTTCCGCCTATGGGTCGGCATCTGGGTGACCGCATTTTGCCTGGCACTGGTGGCTACGGAGGCCAGCTTGCTGGTGCGCTACTTCACCAGATTCACAGAGGAAGGATTCTGTGCCCTCATCAGCCTCATCTTCATCTATGATGCCATGGGGAAGATGCTGAATTTGATCCGTGCCTATCCAATCCAAAGGCCAGGGTCTTCTGCCTATGGTTGCTTCTGTCAATACCCAGGCACAGGAGGTAGGTGAGGGGAACTGGTTCCTTGGCTAGGTGAGGAAAGATGTAGGGAATGGACTAAGTTCAGAAAGATTCTCAGTGCTTATCCAGTAGCCTGCAGTCTCACTTCCGGTTCTGGATCAGTTACAAAAGAAATTTTTGGGACAGCCTGGGATTATCTTTATTTCTGACAGCCCTGACAGAAGAGTGTGGGTTGGCTTCCTAAGGGTGAAGCCACAATCAGGTGTCCCCGACCAAGAATGGTAGCATTTGGATTGGGGGGGACTTCCTTGCATCAGAAGAGCAGACCTAAGTACACCAACCAGGCGGCTTACTctagagaaaagggagaggaaagggcagGACCAGGTATGCCTTGCTTCATTTCCTAAACTCACCAATCAAACAACTCATAGGGTGAGAACAGATAACCATGTGGACAGGTTTGGAGTGTGACACCGGCATAGATCCCTCACATGGAGGGCAGTACCGGGAATGGGGGAAAGTGTCCTTTGCAGgtggtggtggtcctgggtgaGATGGGGTCTCATGTGGTGTACGTAATACAGTCTCCAGCTCACTATGTAACCGAAGATGACCTTGATCTGATCTTCCCACCTCCATCGCCAACTGTTGGGGATATAAGCAGGAGCCACCACGTTCCTAGCTAAAAACATATCTTTGTTTGGCGTGTGCCTGATTCTACTAGTCCTGAAGGAGACCAGTTCTTCCTCTGG is from Mus musculus strain C57BL/6J chromosome 18, GRCm38.p6 C57BL/6J and encodes:
- the Slc4a9 gene encoding anion exchange protein 4 isoform X9; the encoded protein is MKLPGQGDFESSDAHENAHSEEPDSGLGPGPGLNGPSGIDIGESQVSKDPLLFIQLNELLGWPQALEWRETGRWLLFEEKLDMGAGRWSAPHVPTLELPSLQKLRSLLAEGIVLLDCQAQSLLELVEQVVSGESLSPELRGQLQALLLQRPQHHIQTMGIRPCRESNAFRKASRDEDAPLKHQNPLRQKLPAGAEAAAVLAGELGFLEQPLGAFVRLRNPIVLEPLTEMILPSRFFCLLLGPPTLGRSYHEMGRAAAVLLSDPQFQWSVRRASHLPDLLAALDAFLQEVTALPPGRWDRTARIPPPKYLPSQHKRFPSKLQEVTSLSRQSAALAEDKHHHGPHTPIPELQRTGRLFGGLIQDVRRKACWYTSDFLDALHPQCFSAVFYIYLATVTNAITFGGLLGDATEGAQGVLESFLGTAVAGAAFCLMAGQPLTILSSTGPVLVFERLLFSFSRDYSLDYLPFRLWVGIWVTAFCLALVATEASLLVRYFTRFTEEGFCALISLIFIYDAMGKMLNLIRAYPIQRPGSSAYGCFCQYPGTGGNTSEWTSAKLKDTEDILSVQPGLVNASFLPPPECIRQGGHPLGPSCHTVPDIAFFSLLLFFTSFLCAIALKHIKNSRFFPSVVRKVLGDFSSVLAILLGCGLDTFLGLATPKLLVPTEFKPTLSGRGWLVSPFGANPWWLSVAAALPALLLSILIFMDQQITAVILNRAEYRLQKGAGFHLDLFCVAVLMLFTSALGLPWYVSATVISLAHIDSLRRESKACIPGEAPNFLGIREQRLTGLVVFVLTGVSIFLAPVLKVPERWFSSHEYLQL
- the Slc4a9 gene encoding anion exchange protein 4 isoform 3 (isoform 3 is encoded by transcript variant 3); this translates as MKLPGQGDFESSDAHENAHSEEPDSGLGPGPGLNGPSGIDIGESQVSKDPLLFIQLNELLGWPQALEWRETGRWLLFEEKLDMGAGRWSAPHVPTLELPSLQKLRSLLAEGIVLLDCQAQSLLELVEQVVSGESLSPELRGQLQALLLQRPQHHIQTMGIRPCRESNAFRKASRDEDAPLKHQNPLRQKLPAGAEAAAVLAGELGFLEQPLGAFVRLRNPIVLEPLTEMILPSRFFCLLLGPPTLGRSYHEMGRAAAVLLSDPQFQWSVRRASHLPDLLAALDAFLQEVTALPPGRWDRTARIPPPKYLPSQHKRFPSKLQEVTSLSRQSAALAEDKHHHGPHTPIPELQRTGSVSQLCSTFTWPQSQTPSLLGVFWEMPLKVPRDYSLDYLPFRLWVGIWVTAFCLALVATEASLLVRYFTRFTEEGFCALISLIFIYDAMGKMLNLIRAYPIQRPGSSAYGCFCQYPGTGGNTSEWTSAKLKDTEDILSVPGLVNASFLPPPECIRQGGHPLGPSCHTVPDIAFFSLLLFFTSFLCAIALKHIKNSRFFPSVVRKVLGDFSSVLAILLGCGLDTFLGLATPKLLVPTEFKPTLSGRGWLVSPFGANPWWLSVAAALPALLLSILIFMDQQITAVILNRAEYRLQKGAGFHLDLFCVAVLMLFTSALGLPWYVSATVISLAHIDSLRRESKACIPGEAPNFLGIREQRLTGLVVFVLTGVSIFLAPVLKFIPMPVLYGIFLYMGVAALSSIQFVKRVQLLLMPRKHQPDMLLLRHVPLSRVHLFTAIQLACLGLLWVVKSTPAAIVFPLMLLGLVAIRKALEWVFSPQELLWLDELMPEEEETIPENRSEPEHLFSGNDSEDSELMYQPKAPEINISVN
- the Slc4a9 gene encoding anion exchange protein 4 isoform X1, with the protein product MKLPGQGDFESSDAHENAHSEEPDSGLGPGPGLNGPSGIDIGESQVSKDPLLFIQLNELLGWPQALEWRETGRWLLFEEKLDMGAGRWSAPHVPTLELPSLQKLRSLLAEGIVLLDCQAQSLLELVEQVVSGESLSPELRGQLQALLLQRPQHHIQTMGIRPCRESNAFRKASRDEDAPLKHQNPLRQKLPAGAEAAAVLAGELGFLEQPLGAFVRLRNPIVLEPLTEMILPSRFFCLLLGPPTLGRSYHEMGRAAAVLLSDPQFQWSVRRASHLPDLLAALDAFLQEVTALPPGRWDRTARIPPPKYLPSQHKRFPSKLQEVTSLSRQSAALAEDKHHHGPHTPIPELQRTGRLFGGLIQDVRRKACWYTSDFLDALHPQCFSAVFYIYLATVTNAITFGGLLGDATEGAQGVLESFLGTAVAGAAFCLMAGQPLTILSSTGPVLVFERLLFSFSRDYSLDYLPFRLWVGIWVTAFCLALVATEASLLVRYFTRFTEEGFCALISLIFIYDAMGKMLNLIRAYPIQRPGSSAYGCFCQYPGTGGNTSEWTSAKLKDTEDILSVQPGLVNASFLPPPECIRQGGHPLGPSCHTVPDIAFFSLLLFFTSFLCAIALKHIKNSRFFPSVVRKVLGDFSSVLAILLGCGLDTFLGLATPKLLVPTEFKPTLSGRGWLVSPFGANPWWLSVAAALPALLLSILIFMDQQITAVILNRAEYRLQKGAGFHLDLFCVAVLMLFTSALGLPWYVSATVISLAHIDSLRRESKACIPGEAPNFLGIREQRLTGLVVFVLTGVSIFLAPVLKFIPMPVLYGIFLYMGVAALSSIQFVKRVQLLLMPRKHQPDMLLLRHVPLSRVHLFTAIQLACLGLLWVVKSTPAAIVFPLMLLGLVAIRKALEWVFSPQELLWLDELMPEEEETIPENRSEPEHLFSGNDSEDSELMYQPKAPEINISVN
- the Slc4a9 gene encoding anion exchange protein 4 isoform 4 (isoform 4 is encoded by transcript variant 4); amino-acid sequence: MKLPGQGDFESSDAHENAHSEEPDSGLGPGPGLNGPSGIDIGESQVSKDPLLFIQLNELLGWPQALEWRETGRWLLFEEKLDMGAGRWSAPHVPTLELPSLQKLRSLLAEGIVLLDCQAQSLLELVEQVVSGESLSPELRGQLQALLLQRPQHHIQTMGIRPCRESNAFRKASRDEDAPLKHQNPLRQKLPAGAEAAAVLAGELGFLEQPLGAFVRLRNPIVLEPLTEMILPSRFFCLLLGPPTLGRSYHEMGRAAAVLLSDPQFQWSVRRASHLPDLLAALDAFLQEVTALPPGRWDRTARIPPPKYLPSQHKRFPSKLQEVTSLSRQSAALAEDKHHHGPHTPIPELQRTGRLFGGLIQDVRRKACWYTSDFLDALHPQCFSAVFYIYLATVTNAITFGGLLGDATEGAQGVLESFLGTAVAGAAFCLMAGQPLTILSSTGPVLVFERLLFSFSRDYSLDYLPFRLWVGIWVTAFCLALVATEASLLVRYFTRFTEEGFCALISLIFIYDAMGKMLNLIRAYPIQRPGSSAYGCFCQYPGTGGNTSEWTSAKLKDTEDILSVPGLVNASFLPPPECIRQGGHPLGPSCHTVPDIAFFSLLLFFTSFLCAIALKHIKNSRFFPSVVRKVLGDFSSVLAILLGCGLDTFLGLATPKLLVPTEFKPTLSGRGWLVSPFGANPWWLSVAAALPALLLSILIFMDQQITAVILNRAEYRLQKGAGFHLDLFCVAVLMLFTSALGLPWEQRLTGLVVFVLTGVSIFLAPVLKFIPMPVLYGIFLYMGVAALSSIQFVKRVQLLLMPRKHQPDMLLLRHVPLSRVHLFTAIQLACLGLLWVVKSTPAAIVFPLMLLGLVAIRKALEWVFSPQELLWLDELMPEEEETIPENRSEPEHLFSGNDSEDSELMYQPKAPEINISVN
- the Slc4a9 gene encoding anion exchange protein 4 isoform X7 produces the protein MKLPGQGDFESSDAHENAHSEEPDSGLGPGPGLNGPSGIDIGESQVSKDPLLFIQLNELLGWPQALEWRETGRWLLFEEKLDMGAGRWSAPHVPTLELPSLQKLRSLLAEGIVLLDCQAQSLLELVEQVVSGESLSPELRGQLQALLLQRPQHHIQTMGIRPCRESNAFRKASRDEDAPLKHQNPLRQKLPAGAEAAAVLAGELGFLEQPLGAFVRLRNPIVLEPLTEMILPSRFFCLLLGPPTLGRSYHEMGRAAAVLLSDPQFQWSVRRASHLPDLLAALDAFLQEVTALPPGRWDRTARIPPPKYLPSQHKRFPSKLQEVTSLSRQSAALAEDKHHHGPHTPIPELQRTGRDYSLDYLPFRLWVGIWVTAFCLALVATEASLLVRYFTRFTEEGFCALISLIFIYDAMGKMLNLIRAYPIQRPGSSAYGCFCQYPGTGGNTSEWTSAKLKDTEDILSVQPGLVNASFLPPPECIRQGGHPLGPSCHTVPDIAFFSLLLFFTSFLCAIALKHIKNSRFFPSVVRKVLGDFSSVLAILLGCGLDTFLGLATPKLLVPTEFKPTLSGRGWLVSPFGANPWWLSVAAALPALLLSILIFMDQQITAVILNRAEYRLQKGAGFHLDLFCVAVLMLFTSALGLPWYVSATVISLAHIDSLRRESKACIPGEAPNFLGIREQRLTGLVVFVLTGVSIFLAPVLKFIPMPVLYGIFLYMGVAALSSIQFVKRVQLLLMPRKHQPDMLLLRHVPLSRVHLFTAIQLACLGLLWVVKSTPAAIVFPLMLLGLVAIRKALEWVFSPQELLWLDELMPEEEETIPENRSEPEHLFSGNDSEDSELMYQPKAPEINISVN
- the Slc4a9 gene encoding anion exchange protein 4 isoform X6, with translation MKLPGQGDFESSDAHENAHSEEPDSGLGPGPGLNGPSGIDIGESQVSKDPLLFIQLNELLGWPQALEWRETGRWLLFEEKLDMGAGRWSAPHVPTLELPSLQKLRSLLAEGIVLLDCQAQSLLELVEQVVSGESLSPELRGQLQALLLQRPQHHIQTMGIRPCRESNAFRKASRDEDAPLKHQNPLRQKLPAGAEAAAVLAGELGFLEQPLGAFVRLRNPIVLEPLTEMILPSRFFCLLLGPPTLGRSYHEMGRAAAVLLSDPQFQWSVRRASHLPDLLAALDAFLQEVTALPPGRWDRTARIPPPKYLPSQHKRFPSKLQEVTSLSRQSAALAEDKHHHGPHTPIPELQRTGRLFGGLIQDVRRKACWYTSDFLDALHPQCFSAVFYIYLATVTNAITFGGLLGDATEGAQGVLESFLGTAVAGAAFCLMAGQPLTILSSTGPVLVFERLLFSFSRDYSLDYLPFRLWVGIWVTAFCLALVATEASLLVRYFTRFTEEGFCALISLIFIYDAMGKMLNLIRAYPIQRPGSSAYGCFCQYPGTGGNTSEWTSAKLKDTEDILSVPGLVNASFLPPPECIRQGGHPLGPSCHTVPDIAFFSLLLFFTSFLCAIALKHIKNSRFFPSVVRKVLGDFSSVLAILLGCGLDTFLGLATPKLLVPTEFKPTLSGRGWLVSPFGANPWWLSVAAALPALLLSILIFMDQQITAVILNRAEYRLQKGAGFHLDLFCVAVLMLFTSALGLPWYVSATVISLAHIDSLRRESKACIPGEAPNFLGIREQRLTGLVVFVLTGVSIFLAPVLKLLGLVAIRKALEWVFSPQELLWLDELMPEEEETIPENRSEPEHLFSGNDSEDSELMYQPKAPEINISVN
- the Slc4a9 gene encoding anion exchange protein 4 isoform 2 (isoform 2 is encoded by transcript variant 2) — its product is MKLPGQGDFESSDAHENAHSEEPDSGLGPGPGLNGPSGIDIGESQVSKDPLLFIQLNELLGWPQALEWRETGRWLLFEEKLDMGAGRWSAPHVPTLELPSLQKLRSLLAEGIVLLDCQAQSLLELVEQVVSGESLSPELRGQLQALLLQRPQHHIQTMGIRPCRESNAFRKASRDEDAPLKHQNPLRQKLPAGAEAAAVLAGELGFLEQPLGAFVRLRNPIVLEPLTEMILPSRFFCLLLGPPTLGRSYHEMGRAAAVLLSDPQFQWSVRRASHLPDLLAALDAFLQEVTALPPGRWDRTARIPPPKYLPSQHKRFPSKLQEVTSLSRQSAALAEDKHHHGPHTPIPELQRTGRLFGGLIQDVRRKACWYTSDFLDALHPQCFSAVFYIYLATVTNAITFGGLLGDATEGAQGVLESFLGTAVAGAAFCLMAGQPLTILSSTGPVLVFERLLFSFSRDYSLDYLPFRLWVGIWVTAFCLALVATEASLLVRYFTRFTEEGFCALISLIFIYDAMGKMLNLIRAYPIQRPGSSAYGCFCQYPGTGGNTSEWTSAKLKDTEDILSVPGLVNASFLPPPECIRQGGHPLGPSCHTVPDIAFFSLLLFFTSFLCAIALKHIKNSRFFPSVVRKVLGDFSSVLAILLGCGLDTFLGLATPKLLVPTEFKPTLSGRGWLVSPFGANPWWLSVAAALPALLLSILIFMDQQITAVILNRAEYRLQKGAGFHLDLFCVAVLMLFTSALGLPWYVSATVISLAHIDSLRRESKACIPGEAPNFLGIREQRLTGLVVFVLTGVSIFLAPVLKFVKRVQLLLMPRKHQPDMLLLRHVPLSRVHLFTAIQLACLGLLWVVKSTPAAIVFPLMLLGLVAIRKALEWVFSPQELLWLDELMPEEEETIPENRSEPEHLFSGNDSEDSELMYQPKAPEINISVN